The following are encoded together in the Humulus lupulus chromosome 5, drHumLupu1.1, whole genome shotgun sequence genome:
- the LOC133834037 gene encoding protein DETOXIFICATION 49-like, with protein sequence MCHHNSSPSLCNYDSSPPKTLSYRRQESDEHTPLITALELHNQNPQKIHLSQAVSEAKCIANIALPMVLTGLLLYSRSLISMLFLGQLGELSLAGGSLAIGFANITGYSVLSGLAMGMEPICGQAFGAKRFKLLGLTLQRTVILLMLTSVPIAILWLNMRRFLLLCGQQDDIATEAQSYILFSLPDLIAQSILHPLRIYLRTQSITLPLTFCATLSIILHIPINYFLVSVLNLGIKGVALSGVWTNFNLVASLIVYVVISDLYKKTWVEISSECFRAWKSLLSLAIPSCISICLEWWWYEFMILLCGLLLNPQATVASMGILIQTTALMYIFPSSLSFGVSTRVGNELGANCPQKAKLAAIVGLLFSSGLGFSALLFAIMVREVWATMFTQDVEIIALTSMVLPIIGLCELGNCPQTTVCGVLRGTAQPSLGANINLGCFYLVGMPVAIWLSFYAGFDFTGLWLGLLAAQGSCVVTMLFVLTRTDWELHAQRAKELTGSITVEEDDHDDDDDETKDSFWRV encoded by the coding sequence ATGTGCCACCACAATTCGTCTCCTTCCTTGTGCAATTATGATTCAAGCCCCCCTAAAACTCTCTCTTATAGACGCCAAGAGTCAGATGAACACACCCCTTTGATCACAGCTTTAGAATTACATaatcaaaatccccaaaagatccaTCTTTCTCAGGCAGTTTCCGAGGCCAAATGTATAGCCAACATAGCTCTTCCCATGGTCTTAACTGGGCTTTTGCTTTATTCTCGCTCACTCATCTCCATGCTTTTTCTAGGTCAACTTGGCGAGTTGTCTCTGGCTGGTGGGTCACTTGCCATCGGATTTGCCAACATTACAGGGTACTCTGTTTTGTCAGGACTCGCTATGGGGATGGAACCCATTTGTGGCCAAGCTTTTGGAGCAAAAAGGTTCAAACTTCTCGGGCTTACCTTGCAGAGAACAGTGATTTTGCTTATGTTGACTTCTGTCCCCATAGCCATTTTATGGTTAAATATGAGGAGATTCTTGCTACTTTGTGGTCAACAAGATGATATAGCTACCGAAGCTCAATCTTATATACTTTTCTCTCTCCCTGATCTTATCGCTCAATCGATTCTACACCCTTTGAGAATCTATCTTAGAACTCAATCCATAACGCTCCCTCTCACCTTCTGCGCCACCCTTTCGATCATTCTCCACATTCCCATAAACTATTTTCTTGTCTCCGTTCTCAATTTGGGTATTAAAGGGGTCGCCTTGAGTGGGGTTTGGACAAATTTTAACCTAGTGGCATCATTAATTGTATATGTTGTAATCTCAGACCTGTATAAGAAAACATGGGTTGAGATTTCCTCAGAGTGTTTCAGAGCTTGGAAGTCTCTTTTGAGTTTAGCAATACCAAGCTGCATTTCGATTTGTCTCGAATGGTGGTGGTATGAGTTCATGATTTTGTTATGTGGGTTGTTGCTTAATCCTCAAGCAACCGTTGCTTCAATGGGGATTTTGATCCAAACCACAGCTCTAATGTACATTTTCCCGTCTTCTTTGAGTTTTGGTGTTTCAACAAGGGTTGGGAATGAGCTCGGCGCAAACTGTCCCCAAAAGGCTAAACTTGCTGCCATCGTTGGCCTCTTATTCAGCTCTGGTTTGGGATTCTCGGCATTGTTGTTTGCTATAATGGTTAGGGAAGTTTGGGCCACTATGTTCACACAAGACGTTGAGATCATTGCATTGACATCAATGGTTTTGCCTATAATTGGTCTTTGTGAGCTTGGAAACTGCCCTCAAACAACGGTTTGTGGCGTTTTGAGAGgcactgctcagccttctctcGGCGCTAATATCAACTTGGGCTGCTTCTACCTTGTGGGAATGCCAGTTGCTATTTGGTTGAGCTTTTATGCAGGGTTCGATTTTACAGGATTATGGCTTGGTCTTTTGGCTGCTCAGGGTTCGTGTGTGGTGACCATGTTGTTTGTTTTGACTCGAACCGATTGGGAACTTCATGCTCAAAGAGCCAAGGAGCTGACAGGGAGTATCACAGTTGAAGAAGATgatcatgatgatgatgatgatgaaacaaAGGATTCTTTTTGGAGagtctaa
- the LOC133780045 gene encoding uncharacterized protein LOC133780045 has product MAKGSKVGGKGKSKSKGKRTGPTSADRVIKTRSMDAILGIQELEMTEDEQGAGEERTCRESTLAPRTGICTNVEDWISASKQAMQDVNMGKAVPSPILQSNYTNVTSSGAKEKAVTGKGVIDQKRTSGVKIDVEDIAEEVNFWQSSLVCYVLGANPPIRILEGFVRRLWKDQVDKVRILSSGIFIIRFLSMEVRDRILEGGYLFFGNKPLIMKAWNPVDDFSKEDIDSVPTWVHLGGLDINYWGDRSLFKIVGQIGKPIQVDSITKNRDRLAYPRILIEVTMTQDFPSRISFLNEFDQEVDIFVEYEWKPTVCTNCSGLGHEAQVCRKSKIVKQEWVPKQKVSSPIVSKVNVDADGFQSVTKGIKIQESNAIQTSVNNKFFLLKGDPEMELLQRRNTVREGGGPFVLDG; this is encoded by the coding sequence ATGGCAAAGGGATCCAAGGTCGGGGGGAAGGGCAAATCGAAGAGCAAAGGCAAGAGAACAGGTCCAACTTCTGCTGATAGGGTCATTAAAACTCGATCTATGGATGCTATTCTTGGGATCCAGGAATTGGAGATGACAGAGGATGAGCAAGGAGCAGGGGAAGAGCGAACCTGTCGTGAATCTACTCTAGCGCCTCGAACTGGAATCTGTACGAATGTAGAAGACTGGATATCGGCTTCCAAGCAAGCTATGCAAGACGTCAATATGGGTAAGGCTGTTCCATCTCCGATTTTGCAGTCTAACTATACTAATGTCACTTCTAGTGGAGCCAAAGAGAAGGCTGTTACAGGGAAAGGTGTTATCGATCAGAAGAGGACCTCTGGAGTCAAAATTGATGTAGAGGATATAGCTGAGGAGGTGAATTTTTGGCAATCCTCTTTAGTCTGCTATGTGCTTGGTGCAAATCCACCAATCCGAATCCTAGAGGGCTTTGTGAGGAGATTATGGAAGGATCAAGTTGATAAGGTTAGGATTCTCTCATCAGGTATTTTCATCATTCGCTTTTTATCCATGGAAGTGAGAGATAGAATTTTGGAAGGAGGCTATCTGTTTTTTGGGAATAAACCTCTCATAATGAAGGCCTGGAATCCGGTTGATGATTTTTCTAAGGAAGACATTGATTCAGTTCCAacttgggttcatttgggaggaTTGGATATTAATTACTGGGGTGATAGGTCTCTGTTCAAGATAGTGGGACAGATTGGGAAGCCAATTCAAGTGGATTCCATTACTAAAAACAGAGATCGCTTAGCTTATCCCAGAATTCTCATTGAAGTGACCATGACACAGGACTTTCCATCTCGAATTAGTTTCTTGAATGAATTTGATCAAGAAGTAGACATCTTCGTGGAGTATGAATGGAAGCCCACTGTATGTACGAATTGCTCTGGCCTAGGACACGAAGCTCAAGTTTGCAGGAAGAGTAAGATTGTTAAGCAAGAATGGGTCCCTAAACAGAAGGTCTCATCACCTATTGTAAGCAAAGTTAATGTAGATGCAGATGGTTTTCAATCAGTTACTAAGGGAATCAAGATACAGGAATCTAATGCCATCCAAACGAGTGTGAATAATAAATTTTTCCTGCTAAAGGGGGACCCTGAGATGGAGCTTTTACAGAGGAGGAATACAGTAAGAGAGGGGGGAGGACCCTTTGTACTAGATGGATAG